In Aulosira sp. FACHB-615, a single window of DNA contains:
- a CDS encoding DUF2808 domain-containing protein — translation MKKWILLSGLSVAIAATCLPAQAQRQDMSYNSNAPRISSTSGYDSTHTITVYTGMQPLSYLIVRPSDALKVSNDIDVTDQSGRRVEANISRQDERIIRIDFSQPVPPGTNLNIAFRNIDFANAFPNRSFVYYDISGGHIGLSREVPYGLAQVQVY, via the coding sequence ATGAAAAAATGGATTTTATTGTCTGGCTTGAGTGTTGCGATCGCAGCTACTTGTCTCCCGGCGCAAGCCCAAAGACAAGATATGTCTTACAATAGCAATGCTCCGCGAATTAGCAGTACAAGCGGTTACGATAGTACTCACACAATTACTGTCTATACAGGTATGCAGCCTTTATCTTACCTGATAGTTAGACCTTCTGATGCTCTCAAAGTTAGTAACGATATTGACGTTACTGATCAATCTGGTCGGCGCGTTGAGGCTAACATTTCTAGACAAGATGAAAGAATCATTAGAATTGATTTCTCTCAACCAGTACCTCCTGGAACTAATCTCAATATTGCTTTTAGGAATATAGATTTTGCCAATGCCTTTCCGAATCGAAGCTTTGTTTACTACGATATTTCTGGTGGGCATATCGGTTTATCAAGAGAAGTTCCCTATGGTTTAGCCCAAGTTCAGGTATATTAA